One region of Solanum pennellii chromosome 6, SPENNV200 genomic DNA includes:
- the LOC107022020 gene encoding putative E3 ubiquitin-protein ligase RF298 isoform X2, which yields MNVGDHNSSDGANEKSLVISAQEKEFPRYELLEEKLLSTPNEASSLEGRCHQSNEKQGVETLQQADWDDTIACQLMELLFHNLSATFQSAIKRIVECGYSEETAERVLLRSGLYHGSKDAVSTIVDGALALLSREKELDTSTYLIFEDLNSLVEYTMLEMICVLREVKPDFTVAEAMWCLLICDLNLLHACSIERDLSVDSCSLGSPRKSSSGSKPAQPKEAFVVSQLGLDKLQLSKPSMPIAKGLQSEIPCDDPVALLSNSIYSHLHGVDITANRSSARFPAAKSNSAGVSGESVLSITKAAILEEKSGTGRRGSSMISKKDMLRQKTFHFEKSYKGRMGKGSFKAKLTTWSSMVLDKTLNSESCSSGLAMKSTNSKVTTTVKCNVPLEVASSHSLSTSPSIAPSSETASVPATQDTVCALPAVNTNISVSLTPDPKSSSNTPGSTPAPPKVLDYYAGIPYDESLGKYVPQNEKDKIVLLRIARIQTLQKELQGWTDWANEKVMQAARRLGKDQVELKMLKQEKEEAEKLQKEKQMVEENNMKRLSEMEYALSNASGQSKMADSTLHRLKEENVSLKKEMDAATLAALESATNFHQAVAREQEMLKNCQAWEMEKGSLQHNFSTLKREAVHFEQELERAKTRQNQLKVLLEQEEREKRRVLQQADSLKAEREKRGVQSKMEEDNIRETTERNMQKCKEDIKKLESEISLLRFQSEGSKIEALRRGINHTRPQSPKLTKSLAVFEENLGSASVEIERECVMCLSEEMTVVFLPCAHQVLCAQCSVLHEKQGMNDCPSCRTPIKKRINVQFARSSRS from the exons ATGAATGTAGGTGATCATAACAGCAGTGATGGTGCCAATGAGAAGTCATTGGTGATTTCAGCCCAGGAAAAAG AATTCCCAAGGTATGAGCTATTAGAAGAAAAACTCTTAAGCACCCCTAACGAGGCCAGTTCACTTGAGGGCAGGTGTCATCAGTCCAATGAGAAACAAGGAGTTGAAACTTTACAACAAGCCGACTGGGATGATACAATAGCGTGTCAGCTAATGGAACTTTTATTTCATAACTTGTCCGCAACTTTTCAGAGCGCAATCAAGAGGATTGTTGAATGTGGATATAGTGAGGAAACAGCTGAACGGGTCCTTTTGAGGAGTGGTCTTTATCATGGTAGCAAGGATGCTGTCTCAACTATCGTGGATGGTGCCTTGGCTTTACTAAGCAGGGAAAAAGAATTGGATACTTCGACGTATCTCATATTTGAGGATTTGAATAGCCTGGTAGAGTACACGATGTTGGAGATGATATGTGTGCTGAGGGAGGTTAAGCCAGATTTTACTGTGGCAGAAGCAATGTGGTGTCTGTTAATATGTGATTTGAACCTGTTACATGCATGTTCCATAGAAAGAGATCTCTCGGTTGACTCATGCAGTTTGGGAAGTCCGAGAAAAAGCTCATCTGGTTCAAAACCTGCCCAACCAAAGGAGGCTTTTGTAGTGAGTCAATTGGGCCTGGATAAACTACAATTGTCAAAACCTTCAATGCCAATTGCTAAAGGTTTGCAGTCTGAAATTCCTTGTGATGATCCAGTCGCTCTATTGTCTAATTCTATATACTCACATCTTCATGGAGTGGACATTACAGCAAACAGAAGTTCAGCTCGTTTTCCAGCAGCGAAGAGCAACTCTGCAGGGGTTAGCGGAGAGAGTGTACTGTCTATCACGAAAGCAgcaattttagaagaaaaaagtgGAACTGGGAGAAGGGGGTCTTCTATGATCTCCAAGAAAGATATGCTTAGACAAAAGACATTTCATTTTGAGAAAAGCTATAAAGGTCGTATGGGTAAGGGTTCCTTTAAAGCAAAACTCACCACCTGGAGCAGTATGGTTTTGGACAAGACGCTGAACTCTGAATCTTGTTCTTCTGGTCTCGCAATGAAGAGTACTAACTCTAAGGTAACTACTACAGTTAAATGCAATGTCCCTTTAGAAGTAGCCAGTTCTCATAGTTTAAGCACCTCCCCCTCCATTGCACCTTCAAGTGAAACGGCTAGTGTGCCAGCGACCCAAGATACTGTTTGTGCATTGCCTGCTGTAAACACAAATATTTCTGTATCACTGACTCCGGACCCCAAGTCTTCCTCAAATACCCCAGGCAGCACTCCTGCCCCTCCTAAAGTTCTAGACTATTATGCTGGTATCCCATACGATGAGTCTTTGGGGAAATATGTCCCACAAAATGAGAAAGACAAAATTGTTTTGTTGCGAATTGCCCGTATACAAACACTGCAGAAAGAGCTCCAAGGGTGGACTGATTGGGCCAATGAGAAGGTTATGCAGGCTGCTCGGAGGCTTGGCAAGGACCAGGTGGAGCTTAAAATGCTGAAGCAAGAGAAAGAAGAGGCCGAGAAATTGCAGAAGGAAAAGCAAATGGTGGAAGAAAACAACATGAAGAGGCTTTCTGAAATGGAGTATGCGTTGTCAAATGCCAGTGGCCAGAGTAAGATGGCTGACTCTACTCTTCACCGACTTAAGGAGGAGAATGTTTCACTAAAGAAGGAGATGGATGCTGCGACGCTGGCTGCCCTGGAGTCTGCTACAAACTTCCACCAAGCAGTTGCGAGGGAGCAGGAGATGCTGAAGAATTGTCAAGCATGGGAGATGGAGAAGGGCTCTCTGCAGCATAATTTCTCAACCCTGAAACGAGAAGCAGTTCATTTTGAGCAGGAACTAGAGAGAGCCAAAACGCGCCAGAACCAGTTGAAG GTTCTGTTGGAGCAGGAGGAGAGGGAGAAACGAAGGGTTCTTCAGCAGGCTGATTCCCTTAAAGCTGAAAGGGAGAAACGGGGAGTTCAGAGTAAAATGGAGGAGGATAATATTAGAGAAACGACAGAGAGAAACATGCAAAAATGCAAAGAAGATATCAAGAAGCTTGAAAGTGAAATCTCTCTATTAAGATTTCAGTCTGAAGGTTCAAAAATAGAAGCTCTCAGAAGAGGTATCAACCACACGAGGCCTCAATCTCCTAAACTCACAAAGAGCTTGGCAGTCTTCGAGGAAAATCTTGGCTCTGCTAGTGTGGAAATCGAGAGGGAGTGTGTTATGTGTTTGAGTGAGGAAATGACAGTGGTTTTCCTCCCATGCGCTCATCAGGTTCTTTGTGCACAGTGCAGCGTGCTTCACGAAAAGCAAGGAATGAATGACTGTCCTTCTTGTAGGACGCCAATTAAGAAGCGCATTAACGTTCAATTTGCTCGTTCATCTAGAAGCTAA
- the LOC107022046 gene encoding probable galacturonosyltransferase-like 4, giving the protein MAFWTSHLLGLLFFFLLIINQISFITTTTTTTRVGVILKPTFLHVPVFREAPAFRNGRDCGSSAADRIHVAMTLDANYLRGTMAAVLSILQHSTCPEDVMFHFLCVRHEPVVFSSIKSTFPYLNFKLYKFDVHRVRGLISKSIRQALDQPLNYARIYLPDLIPIDVKRVIYLDSDIVIVDDIVKLWQVDLGDKVLAAPEYCQANFTTYFTDTFWDDSELPKTFNGRKPCYFNTGVMIVDVDKWRCGNYTQKVEDWMVIQKQKRIYHLGSLPPFLLTLAGDITPVDHRWNQHGLGGDNIEGKCRSLHPGPISLLHWSGKGKPWLRLDSRKPCTVDHLWAPYDLYRSSRHSFEE; this is encoded by the exons ATGGCCTTTTGGACTTCTCATCTCCTTGGCCTCCTGTTTTTCTTTCTACTAATTATCAATCAAATTTCCttcatcaccaccaccaccaccaccacccgCGTTGGCGTTATCTTGAAACCAACTTTCCTACATGTTCCCGTCTTTCGGGAAGCGCCTGCTTTTCGCAATGGGAGGGATTGTGGTTCGTCCGCTGCGGACCGTATTCATGTGGCCATGACTCTTGATGCTAATTATTTGAGAG GTACCATGGCTGCAGTATTATCCATCCTACAACATTCAACATGTCCAGAAGATGTCATGTTTCACTTTTTATGTGTAAGACATGAACCTGTGGTATTTTCTAGCATTAAGTCCACTTTCCCTTACCTCAACTTCAAGCTCTACAAATTTGATGTCCACAGGGTCCGTGGCCTAATTTCAAAGTCGATTCGTCAAGCTTTAGATCAACCGTTAAATTATGCAAGAATTTATTTGCCTGATTTAATTCCAATAGACGTAAAACGCGTTATTTATCTTGATTCTGACATAGTCATTGTTGATGACATTGTTAAATTATGGCAAGTTGATCTTGGTGACAAAGTATTAGCTGCTCCTGAATATTGTCAAGCAAATTTCACAACTTATTTCACAGACACATTTTGGGATGATTCTGAATTACCTAAAACATTTAATGGTAGAAAACCATGTTATTTTAATACAGGTGTTATgattgttgatgttgataaaTGGAGATGTGGAAATTACACACAAAAAGTTGAAGATTGGATGGTTATACAAAAGCAAAAAAGGATATATCACTTAGGTTCTTTACCACCTTTTTTGTTAACCCTAGCTGGGGATATTACCCCTGTTGATCATAGATGGAATCAACATGGATTAGGTGGTGATAATATTGAAGGAAAATGTAGGAGTTTGCATCCTGGTCCTATTAGTTTATTACATTGGAGTGGTAAAGGTAAACCATGGTTAAGATTGGATTCAAGAAAACCATGTACTGTTGATCATTTATGGGCTCCTTACGATCTCTATCGTTCATCGAGGCATTCATTCGAGGAATAA
- the LOC107022032 gene encoding probable acyl-activating enzyme 1, peroxisomal isoform X2: protein MAGAVLCTLNIRHDSAMVSVLLKHSEAKVILVDYQFLDVANGALQILSKENIKLPHLILIPDCDKRPSNSPIMEYEPFLAMGRPNFEVVWPNDEWDPISLNYTSGTTSSPKGVVYSHRGAYLNSLSAVLLNEMPSMPVYLWTVPMFHCNGWCLTWAVAAQGGTNICLRNVTAEGIFTSIDRHQVSHMGGAPTVLNMIIHAPPSIRRPLSRKVAVMTGGAPPPPQVLFMMDELGFNVTHSYGLTETYGPGTVCTWKPEWSSLSRDEQAKIKARQGLHHIGMEEVDVKDPASMKSVLPDAKTMGEVMFRGNVVMNGYLKNAKATEEAFKGGWFRTGDLAVKHPDGYIELKDRAKDIIISGGENISTIEVESVLFSHPSILDAAVVGRPDDYWGETPCAFVKLKDGNNATMDEIIKYCRDRLPHYMAPKTVIFDDLPKTSTGKTQKFVLRQRAKAMGSITKPASKL, encoded by the coding sequence ATGGCTGGGGCAGTTCTTTGTACTCTCAATATTCGTCATGATTCAGCAATGGTCTCAGTTTTACTCAAACATTCAGAGGCAAAAGTCATACTTGTAGATTACCAGTTTCTTGATGTTGCTAACGGGGCCTTACAGATTCTTtcgaaagaaaatattaagttGCCTCATCTAATCCTAATCCCCGACTGTGACAAACGCCCATCGAATTCTCCTATTATGGAATACGAGCCCTTTTTAGCTATGGGAAGGCCTAATTTTGAGGTAGTATGGCCAAATGATGAGTGGGATCCCATTTCCCTGAATTATACTTCAGGTACAACGTCGAGTCCAAAGGGTGTCGTGTATAGTCATAGAGGAGCATATCTTAATTCTCTGTCAGCTGTTCTTCTCAATGAAATGCCTTCAATGCCCGTCTACTTATGGACTGTTCCGATGTTTCATTGCAACGGATGGTGCCTTACATGGGCCGTGGCAGCACAAGGTGGCACAAATATTTGTCTTAGAAATGTTACTGCTGAAGGAATTTTTACAAGCATAGATAGGCACCAAGTGAGTCACATGGGTGGTGCACCTACAGTTTTAAACATGATAATACACGCACCTCCTAGTATCCGTAGGCCACTTTCGAGGAAAGTGGCAGTGATGACCGGTGGTGCGCCACCTCCTCCTCAAGTATTATTTATGATGGATGAGCTTGGTTTTAATGTTACACACTCGTATGGTCTAACGGAAACATATGGTCCTGGAACTGTTTGCACTTGGAAACCTGAATGGAGTTCTTTGTCACGTGATGAGCAGGCGAAGATCAAGGCTCGTCAAGGGTTGCATCATATAGGTATGGAGGAAGTAGATGTGAAGGACCCAGCTTCAATGAAGAGCGTATTACCTGATGCAAAAACAATGGGAGAGGTGATGTTTAGAGGAAATGTTGTGATGAATGGGTACTTGAAGAATGCCAAAGCTACAGAAGAAGCTTTTAAAGGGGGTTGGTTTCGAACTGGGGACTTGGCTGTGAAGCATCCAGATGGTTACATCGAATTGAAGGATCGTGCTAAGGACATCATTATATCCGGTGGAGAAAACATTAGTACAATTGAGGTGGAGTCGGTACTATTCAGCCATCCATCTATTCTCGACGCTGCTGTAGTAGGAAGACCAGATGATTACTGGGGTGAGACACCTTGTGCCTTTGTAAAACTAAAGGATGGTAACAATGCAACTATGGATGAAATCATAAAGTATTGTCGTGATCGTTTACCACATTACATGGCTCCGAAAACAGTAATTTTTGATGATTTGCCCAAAACATCTACAGGAAAGACACAAAAATTTGTTTTGAGACAGAGGGCCAAAGCTATGGGGAGTATTACAAAGCCAGCTAGCAAACTATAA
- the LOC107022020 gene encoding putative E3 ubiquitin-protein ligase RF298 isoform X1, which yields MNVGDHNSSDGANEKSLVISAQEKGSRNKRKFLSEFPLDVPIDTPVLSLTEFPRYELLEEKLLSTPNEASSLEGRCHQSNEKQGVETLQQADWDDTIACQLMELLFHNLSATFQSAIKRIVECGYSEETAERVLLRSGLYHGSKDAVSTIVDGALALLSREKELDTSTYLIFEDLNSLVEYTMLEMICVLREVKPDFTVAEAMWCLLICDLNLLHACSIERDLSVDSCSLGSPRKSSSGSKPAQPKEAFVVSQLGLDKLQLSKPSMPIAKGLQSEIPCDDPVALLSNSIYSHLHGVDITANRSSARFPAAKSNSAGVSGESVLSITKAAILEEKSGTGRRGSSMISKKDMLRQKTFHFEKSYKGRMGKGSFKAKLTTWSSMVLDKTLNSESCSSGLAMKSTNSKVTTTVKCNVPLEVASSHSLSTSPSIAPSSETASVPATQDTVCALPAVNTNISVSLTPDPKSSSNTPGSTPAPPKVLDYYAGIPYDESLGKYVPQNEKDKIVLLRIARIQTLQKELQGWTDWANEKVMQAARRLGKDQVELKMLKQEKEEAEKLQKEKQMVEENNMKRLSEMEYALSNASGQSKMADSTLHRLKEENVSLKKEMDAATLAALESATNFHQAVAREQEMLKNCQAWEMEKGSLQHNFSTLKREAVHFEQELERAKTRQNQLKVLLEQEEREKRRVLQQADSLKAEREKRGVQSKMEEDNIRETTERNMQKCKEDIKKLESEISLLRFQSEGSKIEALRRGINHTRPQSPKLTKSLAVFEENLGSASVEIERECVMCLSEEMTVVFLPCAHQVLCAQCSVLHEKQGMNDCPSCRTPIKKRINVQFARSSRS from the exons ATGAATGTAGGTGATCATAACAGCAGTGATGGTGCCAATGAGAAGTCATTGGTGATTTCAGCCCAGGAAAAAGGTAGTAGGAACAAGAGGAAGTTCTTATCTGAGTTTCCTCTAGACGTTCCTATTGATACACCTGTTCTGTCCCTTACAGAATTCCCAAGGTATGAGCTATTAGAAGAAAAACTCTTAAGCACCCCTAACGAGGCCAGTTCACTTGAGGGCAGGTGTCATCAGTCCAATGAGAAACAAGGAGTTGAAACTTTACAACAAGCCGACTGGGATGATACAATAGCGTGTCAGCTAATGGAACTTTTATTTCATAACTTGTCCGCAACTTTTCAGAGCGCAATCAAGAGGATTGTTGAATGTGGATATAGTGAGGAAACAGCTGAACGGGTCCTTTTGAGGAGTGGTCTTTATCATGGTAGCAAGGATGCTGTCTCAACTATCGTGGATGGTGCCTTGGCTTTACTAAGCAGGGAAAAAGAATTGGATACTTCGACGTATCTCATATTTGAGGATTTGAATAGCCTGGTAGAGTACACGATGTTGGAGATGATATGTGTGCTGAGGGAGGTTAAGCCAGATTTTACTGTGGCAGAAGCAATGTGGTGTCTGTTAATATGTGATTTGAACCTGTTACATGCATGTTCCATAGAAAGAGATCTCTCGGTTGACTCATGCAGTTTGGGAAGTCCGAGAAAAAGCTCATCTGGTTCAAAACCTGCCCAACCAAAGGAGGCTTTTGTAGTGAGTCAATTGGGCCTGGATAAACTACAATTGTCAAAACCTTCAATGCCAATTGCTAAAGGTTTGCAGTCTGAAATTCCTTGTGATGATCCAGTCGCTCTATTGTCTAATTCTATATACTCACATCTTCATGGAGTGGACATTACAGCAAACAGAAGTTCAGCTCGTTTTCCAGCAGCGAAGAGCAACTCTGCAGGGGTTAGCGGAGAGAGTGTACTGTCTATCACGAAAGCAgcaattttagaagaaaaaagtgGAACTGGGAGAAGGGGGTCTTCTATGATCTCCAAGAAAGATATGCTTAGACAAAAGACATTTCATTTTGAGAAAAGCTATAAAGGTCGTATGGGTAAGGGTTCCTTTAAAGCAAAACTCACCACCTGGAGCAGTATGGTTTTGGACAAGACGCTGAACTCTGAATCTTGTTCTTCTGGTCTCGCAATGAAGAGTACTAACTCTAAGGTAACTACTACAGTTAAATGCAATGTCCCTTTAGAAGTAGCCAGTTCTCATAGTTTAAGCACCTCCCCCTCCATTGCACCTTCAAGTGAAACGGCTAGTGTGCCAGCGACCCAAGATACTGTTTGTGCATTGCCTGCTGTAAACACAAATATTTCTGTATCACTGACTCCGGACCCCAAGTCTTCCTCAAATACCCCAGGCAGCACTCCTGCCCCTCCTAAAGTTCTAGACTATTATGCTGGTATCCCATACGATGAGTCTTTGGGGAAATATGTCCCACAAAATGAGAAAGACAAAATTGTTTTGTTGCGAATTGCCCGTATACAAACACTGCAGAAAGAGCTCCAAGGGTGGACTGATTGGGCCAATGAGAAGGTTATGCAGGCTGCTCGGAGGCTTGGCAAGGACCAGGTGGAGCTTAAAATGCTGAAGCAAGAGAAAGAAGAGGCCGAGAAATTGCAGAAGGAAAAGCAAATGGTGGAAGAAAACAACATGAAGAGGCTTTCTGAAATGGAGTATGCGTTGTCAAATGCCAGTGGCCAGAGTAAGATGGCTGACTCTACTCTTCACCGACTTAAGGAGGAGAATGTTTCACTAAAGAAGGAGATGGATGCTGCGACGCTGGCTGCCCTGGAGTCTGCTACAAACTTCCACCAAGCAGTTGCGAGGGAGCAGGAGATGCTGAAGAATTGTCAAGCATGGGAGATGGAGAAGGGCTCTCTGCAGCATAATTTCTCAACCCTGAAACGAGAAGCAGTTCATTTTGAGCAGGAACTAGAGAGAGCCAAAACGCGCCAGAACCAGTTGAAG GTTCTGTTGGAGCAGGAGGAGAGGGAGAAACGAAGGGTTCTTCAGCAGGCTGATTCCCTTAAAGCTGAAAGGGAGAAACGGGGAGTTCAGAGTAAAATGGAGGAGGATAATATTAGAGAAACGACAGAGAGAAACATGCAAAAATGCAAAGAAGATATCAAGAAGCTTGAAAGTGAAATCTCTCTATTAAGATTTCAGTCTGAAGGTTCAAAAATAGAAGCTCTCAGAAGAGGTATCAACCACACGAGGCCTCAATCTCCTAAACTCACAAAGAGCTTGGCAGTCTTCGAGGAAAATCTTGGCTCTGCTAGTGTGGAAATCGAGAGGGAGTGTGTTATGTGTTTGAGTGAGGAAATGACAGTGGTTTTCCTCCCATGCGCTCATCAGGTTCTTTGTGCACAGTGCAGCGTGCTTCACGAAAAGCAAGGAATGAATGACTGTCCTTCTTGTAGGACGCCAATTAAGAAGCGCATTAACGTTCAATTTGCTCGTTCATCTAGAAGCTAA
- the LOC107022032 gene encoding probable acyl-activating enzyme 1, peroxisomal isoform X1, protein MEGTIRCSANYVSLSPISFLLRSGVVYSNRISIVYGDVKFTWAETRRRCLQLASAFTHLGISRGDVVAVLAPNIPAIYELHFAVPMAGAVLCTLNIRHDSAMVSVLLKHSEAKVILVDYQFLDVANGALQILSKENIKLPHLILIPDCDKRPSNSPIMEYEPFLAMGRPNFEVVWPNDEWDPISLNYTSGTTSSPKGVVYSHRGAYLNSLSAVLLNEMPSMPVYLWTVPMFHCNGWCLTWAVAAQGGTNICLRNVTAEGIFTSIDRHQVSHMGGAPTVLNMIIHAPPSIRRPLSRKVAVMTGGAPPPPQVLFMMDELGFNVTHSYGLTETYGPGTVCTWKPEWSSLSRDEQAKIKARQGLHHIGMEEVDVKDPASMKSVLPDAKTMGEVMFRGNVVMNGYLKNAKATEEAFKGGWFRTGDLAVKHPDGYIELKDRAKDIIISGGENISTIEVESVLFSHPSILDAAVVGRPDDYWGETPCAFVKLKDGNNATMDEIIKYCRDRLPHYMAPKTVIFDDLPKTSTGKTQKFVLRQRAKAMGSITKPASKL, encoded by the exons atggagGGGACGATTAGATGCTCTGCAAATTACGTTTCGTTGAGTCCAATAAGTTTTTTGTTAAGGTCAGGTGTTGTATACAGCAACAGAATTTCAATCGTTTATGGCGATGTTAAGTTTACTTGGGCGGAGACAAGACGAAGGTGCTTACAACTTGCTTCTGCTTTTACTCATCTTGGAATTTCTCGTGGCGATGTC GTTGCTGTCTTGGCTCCAAATATTCCTGCAATATATGAGCTACACTTTGCGGTACCTATGGCTGGGGCAGTTCTTTGTACTCTCAATATTCGTCATGATTCAGCAATGGTCTCAGTTTTACTCAAACATTCAGAGGCAAAAGTCATACTTGTAGATTACCAGTTTCTTGATGTTGCTAACGGGGCCTTACAGATTCTTtcgaaagaaaatattaagttGCCTCATCTAATCCTAATCCCCGACTGTGACAAACGCCCATCGAATTCTCCTATTATGGAATACGAGCCCTTTTTAGCTATGGGAAGGCCTAATTTTGAGGTAGTATGGCCAAATGATGAGTGGGATCCCATTTCCCTGAATTATACTTCAGGTACAACGTCGAGTCCAAAGGGTGTCGTGTATAGTCATAGAGGAGCATATCTTAATTCTCTGTCAGCTGTTCTTCTCAATGAAATGCCTTCAATGCCCGTCTACTTATGGACTGTTCCGATGTTTCATTGCAACGGATGGTGCCTTACATGGGCCGTGGCAGCACAAGGTGGCACAAATATTTGTCTTAGAAATGTTACTGCTGAAGGAATTTTTACAAGCATAGATAGGCACCAAGTGAGTCACATGGGTGGTGCACCTACAGTTTTAAACATGATAATACACGCACCTCCTAGTATCCGTAGGCCACTTTCGAGGAAAGTGGCAGTGATGACCGGTGGTGCGCCACCTCCTCCTCAAGTATTATTTATGATGGATGAGCTTGGTTTTAATGTTACACACTCGTATGGTCTAACGGAAACATATGGTCCTGGAACTGTTTGCACTTGGAAACCTGAATGGAGTTCTTTGTCACGTGATGAGCAGGCGAAGATCAAGGCTCGTCAAGGGTTGCATCATATAGGTATGGAGGAAGTAGATGTGAAGGACCCAGCTTCAATGAAGAGCGTATTACCTGATGCAAAAACAATGGGAGAGGTGATGTTTAGAGGAAATGTTGTGATGAATGGGTACTTGAAGAATGCCAAAGCTACAGAAGAAGCTTTTAAAGGGGGTTGGTTTCGAACTGGGGACTTGGCTGTGAAGCATCCAGATGGTTACATCGAATTGAAGGATCGTGCTAAGGACATCATTATATCCGGTGGAGAAAACATTAGTACAATTGAGGTGGAGTCGGTACTATTCAGCCATCCATCTATTCTCGACGCTGCTGTAGTAGGAAGACCAGATGATTACTGGGGTGAGACACCTTGTGCCTTTGTAAAACTAAAGGATGGTAACAATGCAACTATGGATGAAATCATAAAGTATTGTCGTGATCGTTTACCACATTACATGGCTCCGAAAACAGTAATTTTTGATGATTTGCCCAAAACATCTACAGGAAAGACACAAAAATTTGTTTTGAGACAGAGGGCCAAAGCTATGGGGAGTATTACAAAGCCAGCTAGCAAACTATAA
- the LOC107022064 gene encoding uncharacterized protein LOC107022064, whose protein sequence is MAKNNKDSQYKKIFKLDNRKKQSQSSDEIKGKSKSNMVLIEYNHAAGKVHQKQEIKDNKSSDKSHNDKYFSGYINRVKNKMRTMTSNFDMVDDGGSKKPTIRRDSFNDTISHYINRAKLKIRTTTIVNRSDHI, encoded by the exons ATGGCAAAGAACAACAAAGACTCCCAATATAAAAAGATTTTCAAATTGGATAATAGAAAGAAACAAAGCCAAAGTTCTGAtgaaataaaagggaaatcaaaatcaaacatggTGCTTATAGAATACAATCATGCTGCAGGAAAAGTTCATCAAAAGCAGGAAATTAAAG ATAACAAGTCTAGTGACAAAAGTCATAATGACAAATACTTTTCTGGTTATATTAATCGAGTGAAGAACAAGATGAGAACAATgacatcaaattttgatatgGTTGATGATGGTGGTTCTAAAAAGCCTACGATAAGAAGAGATAGTTTTAATGATACAATTTCTCATTACATCAATCGAGCAAAGCTCAAGATTAGAACTACAACAATTGTTAATCGTAGCgatcatatataa